TCAGGGGCGTTAGACTGCCACAAATCTGGACGCACTCGATGCATTAAAGCTTTTGCTGTGCGGTTGATAATCGAGCTTCCCACTGAGGTGGTAAGTAGATAAGCTAGTGATCGCCAACGTTTTTGAAATAGTAATATTAATGCGATCGCACTCAAAATCGGTAACGCAGTCCAGAACGAGCCAAATTTTGCCAGCGTCACCGCCAAAATATCCAGTTGTGGGTTCGCTGTAGAGTGAACTGTCCATAAAATAGGCAGATCCCACGGAAAGCCAGCTTCATTTTGCCATATTTTCACTGCCAAAATTTCAAATACCTGTAATGGTAAATAGACTCCTATTAAGAGGAGAAGCAGCGATCGCCAATGGGCAATCAGCAGTTTTTCAATAAAAGAAATAGGTGACTGACGCTGATTATTTACTTCTGTTAGCTTGTCCATATTTATGCCTCCAGTTACATTGACATATAGCGTATTCGTTTGAGTTAAAAAGACTAATGAACGTCTTTACCAAAAGTTTTCAATAAGTTTTTAGTATAATTAATTGCGGATTGCTCATCAAATATCTTACAGGTGTAAAGCACGATTGCACTGTAATTTGTGCTGCCTTTAAAAACAGCGTAAACTACAAGCTTTAATTTATTGATGTCTACCTATTCACAAGACAAGTTAGAGTTTGCTCTTCAAAACTCTCTTAATTTTTTCTTGAGCAGAAATAATTTTTAGGCAAAATATCAAGTCTAGTTACAAGTACTTAGTTAAACTACTGTGAGATGCAAATATCGGTAGCAGACTATTCCAAGAATAGTACAGTATATTCTCTAGGTTATCCTACGTCGCCAAAAATTGGTTAACATCTCTATCATCTGCTAAAATTCCTAGCTTTGTCTGAAGTTGCAGCTGCCATTAAACTCGCTGGATTCTTGTAGAGTAAGAGCTAGATACAGATAGCGTAGAGCGATCGCCATTGCAAAAGTTGGAATTAATTGTTGACACTACCTGTAATTTTTGCAGTCATTTAGGTAGTTTTTACAGCAGTTAGACTAAATACGTCTAAGCTTCTAAGCTGTATCATCCAAATAATTTAGTAATATCGAACACGAGTACGCTAGACGTTTGACCATCATTACAGGTAAAATACGGTAAGTGCATCGGATTACCGCCTTTTTATCTCAAACAACAAAAAATCTATCAGGATTCGAGTTTAGCAGAACAAATAACCCATAAGCAGTTATCTAAGTCTGCTGAGGCTGGATGCTAGTAGCTATGCTTTCACAAACTCCTGAAAAAATTTTTTTGTTGTTCAAGAACTATCTAACTCAGCTTTTAGCTGAATAACATTTGTGCCTTCATGCTTATAAGAAGCACAATAACTGACCACCACTAGTTCTGTCTACCACTGGGCTATAGTTAGCCTGCTTTGCTGTGTTTTAGCAGTAGAATTGGCGCCCAGTTTCAGTTTGAATTGATTGTACTTAAAAACCCTGTTTCTGGATAGTGAGTATGCACTATTTATTACTACCGCTCCTAAGCTTTTTTGTTGGAATTATAGTTGGTTTGACGGGAATTGGCGGAGCATCTCTCATTACCCCAATGTTGATTTTTGTCTTTCAGGTTCCACCTTCTATTGCAGTAAGTTCTGATGTTGTTGCTGCCACATTGATGAAGGTTGTTGGCAGCGTCAAGCACTGGCAACAGAAAACTCTTGACACAGAAGTGGTTAAGTGGCTGGTACTGGGGAGTGTTCCGGGGTCATTATTCGGAGTGGG
This region of Nostoc sp. UHCC 0302 genomic DNA includes:
- a CDS encoding phosphatase PAP2 family protein; translated protein: MDKLTEVNNQRQSPISFIEKLLIAHWRSLLLLLIGVYLPLQVFEILAVKIWQNEAGFPWDLPILWTVHSTANPQLDILAVTLAKFGSFWTALPILSAIALILLFQKRWRSLAYLLTTSVGSSIINRTAKALMHRVRPDLWQSNAPEFDFAFPSGHAMTSVTLVAILLILAWANPWRWLLFVFGSLYVIAIGWCRLYLGVHFPSDILAGWMVALAWAIGVSLIIKPHLAKVTPVDDSDRAVNETSLLPEEKQLVTED